The genomic stretch TCATCATTATGTAAGTCAGCTGCAGCATGGTTAATTATTGTTTCTCTCACCGTTTCTGATTCATTGAGATTGTTTTGCAGTTCAGAGATTTGGttattttcatacttttgtCTCATTTCCTCAAGTGTCGGTGGTTTGTGTCTAAGTATATACACACCCAAGACGATGAACAAGATCGTCCAGAAAGTCACCCCACAACATACTATGATGAACAACGTTGTCATGGTGATTCCATGTGTACCTGAAAACTCTGACGTCACAGAAGCTGTCGAGTTTGTCTTGATACTCTCGTTTTTGGATGTTGTTATTTCCAATTGATCTGTGATTATCATGTCTCGATTGTAAGGAGGCGTTACTTGATATTCTGAAAATAGAACGCAGAAGTAGAATTTAATGATTGTTTTTGTTACTGTTTTATCACCATTCTCAATACACCGTAGTATAACATTCAAAGTTTAGAGGCAGTACTGTTTTTATGTTCATAGTAACATTTGTTAACGACCAGCTGAGAGACTAGCGATTTAGGCCGACTGAAATGAATCTTAAAGAGAAAGTTTAAAAGTAAACCGTAtccaatgacgtcatttcttAAAACTTGTGGTGTAAAAAAGACCACTCGCCTTGGGATTTCctttcatcattttattataTCATGTGTGTAACAAACTGTTATAAAtcagtttttttatttctctcaCTCATTTATAGCTTTCATATCATGTGTAAAAGTATACGCTTTCAATTGCTATAATTATAAGCATAGTGTATGGCCTGTAGTCAATTTGCATAAACAGTGTTTTCTGCCGTCACAGCCCTGACTATGTTTAGCCTTCAATGAGTTCTAGACAATGTTTTATGGCATGTATTTTGACATTCTGGTCATTTATGATTTACTCGCTTTGCACTTCGAACATTGTTTACAAGTTTATTACATTTTGAGGCACCACATACTGGACTGATTATCAAAGCAGTGTACTTTTACATATGATATAGATTCTATAAACTATTGTGGTAAATCGTGCAAACGTTTTACTTGAGTGTTATCGGTTGTAAAagtggatttttttttcgtttttcaaTAACCACGCTGTGAAAAAGCAAAAGCAGAAGGTATTCCCGCATTCCAAGTTACTCTAGAATGTTCTGTGGATATCGGTGTAAATGTTGTACTCACTTTCTTGGCAAAGTTTGTCTGTCAACAAAATGTCATCGATGCCAATGTCACTTCGAAAATTGCTGCCTCGAATACCTTCAAAAATAATCTGAAAACAAAGCAATATGATAATTATAGCCTTCTATAGATGATTTGATTGCCGAGGTTAGTGATAGgttaaataaacaataatatatttattctgAAGGATACAAACCGAGGTACGCGATCGTTAGTACACAAATATAACAACTATAGACATATGTACTTAGTCCAGTAAAGGTAATGAATGGGTACACAGAATATGGGTACTAAAAATGGCTATGACCGTCTATGATTAACCATGTTTGTTCTCATTCACGTcagaatgacgtcatcaaaaagtgacgtgcatatggtTTCTATGGTATGTTATCTTTGTGTCAGGATTGAATGAAATATGCGGCCATTGCATGTCAGGCTATGCACAGACGGAATCAATcgtaatgcccccccccccccaccacacacaatagcctaaaaaaaatgtacacgtATTTAGagttacacacatgtatttcCTTTTCACTGTGCGCTTCTATTTAACATTACCTAGATAGTCTCTGGGATCTTCATTACGTAAGTTTTATGACGATTTTGACATCTTCACAGAAGACGCTTAATCTGCatggtttctttgtttgttggttcgtttgtttgtttgtttgtttgtgggtTAGTTGTTTTGTTgctgttttattttaattagattCATTAGTTaagtcacagacaagtaaaaagGTCTGTGGTTAAgtattgtttttattaatttttggcGTAATGCCTAGACCTTCAGTCTCAGCTCACAAGCACGAATATAATACTCCGCTGACTAAATGAAACCATTATACGAACAATTAGGGGACGTAAAATATCGTTGCCGTAAAAAATTTATGGGGTTTACGACGATTGGGacttattttagaaaatgattgATTGGGATACTGATGGCAATGATTTTGAAGAACAATAGTCAGAGGAATAGTCAGACACGTGACCATTTTATTGCTTCTCATCGTTTTACGACACTGTCGTAAAACTTGGCAAATTTTAAGAGGTACTGTAATATGAACTTACTCTCACGTCTTCTACCTCGTCATTTAAGTCAATTTCAACTTGACCACGTGACCATCTCTCATCTTGTTCGCCAAATAAACTCCAATCCAGTCTCTCTGAGGTGTTTCTATGATTATCTGTTATTTGAACATAGACGTTGAGGGTGCCCAGGTGGTCACCGTACATGTGATAGAAAAACTTGAGGCATAATGTGTTGGAGGTCTTCCTGATCTGTGGAGTAATAAGACGGGCCATAGCACCGATTCCTTTATTTGATCCCTCGATGTACGCGTAAAAACCTGggtaaaacaattaaaaaaaagtgcGCGTGTTATGTCAACATTCCCTTGCACTAATACATTACCGCAAAAGATTAGTAGAGGAAAGATGATTCGATTTGTATATCTCTACGAAATAAAGCATCTTCATAAGGGTTTTTTCCTCAGCTCTGAGGACAATCTCAACAGATGGTCAAAATCAGAGCATCTCTGGGACAAAGGGCCAAAGACGTGACGGAGTTCTCGGAGTGCACGCAATTAACATCAACTCCATAGCAGCAAGGGACCATGATTGGCactacaattttgaaatattaattgaaAGTTCTTTTTTTAGTATTGcgtataaatatatgtataacatacaaAGTGTCTCGTTAGCTAATATTGACTGTCAACTGTTCGTGACCATCCTGGGGTGACCGTACCGTCCCCATATATCGTAGCGATAAAAGTCGTACCGCACGATAGGATTACAATAACAGTGCTCGAAAATAGTCCAAAACATCACTATTTAAAACATACATCACTTTATCtaattacacattttatttctcaTATGTGTATGATCTTCAGATCTTCAGGGCCACGTCGACCTTGGCCTCCTAAGATCTAGATGGGGGAGTGATTACAATAGAGCTATCGGAGGCTATTGGCAAGTTAAAGCGCATGACTCGAAAAGttggggacgattactcacgcGGAGCcagcaggtgctatgtttgccgggcctgggtgactctgggatagcctgtgaactgactgggaaagccttgacagttccacagcaacgtgatatagagcgtgcaacatagccctgtcacgtagtcccaaacctgaatggatctctgCAGTGTTGCGTgtatgtctgcataacagaaaaatcgatgggagcaattcccagctcccctccccacccccacccccccaaaaaaattaAAGCGTATGCGTACATCAccaatgtatattataattcTACATAGTTTGGCTTGCGATGTCATGAAAGTTAGTTTTCAACTTTTAAAACGAAAGACCTTTTACAAATCCTAAAACCACATAATcttaagtttttattttttattaaataataGAAAACGTTGACTCTTGAGTTCTCTTTGGTATTACTGAATTGTTAACTTTTAGAACATAGAGCTAAGTAAAacctagtggtctgaggtaaaacTAAACTTTATcgaaattacaacaacaacaaaacaagtcGCAAATATTATTGTGAAAATAATAGTAACTATAAATATCCAAAATGGTATTTCTTGTTGGGAAGAGCATTTTTCATCATAATTGTCAGAATTCACAAAATGTCCATCTCATTTCATATCACTTGTGCTCTCCGTGACTCTTCTCCAATGTCGCCTGTCGGCGCAATATAAACAATTATGATATCATGATCAGGATGATGCAATGTCAATTATTGAAATAACTTATAGCTAAAAGGGCCACAAGTCAGACACAAAGCTATATACAATCTAATTAGGGCGTCTGGTGAACTTTCATGTACACACGCAAGCTATGTATTTAACATGTTGGGTCAACATATCAGTTCAGCGTATGTTATATGGGTTATAACTCTTGTTATATGGGTACAGAAATAATCAGAAtctatcatttttgaaaaatggtGTAGAAGCATCTAGGATATAACTTACATGGTTGAATATCTGCATACAATATTCGCGAAAGAAAAGGATCTGAAATTTATTGGCAATACATCGTACTACATTGTAGTTTAGCTAGTCTGGATGACCACACTGTGGTTGGAACCATAGTCTGGTCAAATgccctcaatcagcacacattcctgtgctCCCTCCTGCtcgtgttcatataaacatgattatgtagATGGGTCCCCGCGATATAGTTTAAAAGACTGtcggtggagtcctggttggacataaCTATGTCCAAACTCTGGTCCAAACAGCTGTACcgaatgaatatttaatgagcgaTAACCACAGCCCTTTattactacctcagaccactaacgaatttttagtggtctgagttactACTGACATGCTCTGCTCGAGCTTTGCTCGCCATGTGGTTGAAccacaattacatgtaacaccTTTCGTCAGGGTCTTGACTATACtctgagtgaaggtataaatcataaagatactgtataggaacaagACTGTAGTTTAGCAAGCTATAGGCAGAAACTGAAGATCGCACAAAATGAGTGttattgtgtgttttattgACACAAAAGTTGATTATGAACTCGTCGCCTCCGTTACAAAATTTTACTGGTTATAAGAAAATGGCGGATGATCTCAGGTGTTCGGCAAGAACATCTACTCTAGCGTACTCTGGGTATTGATTTTGTGGTGTCTGTGATGTTTCATACTTTACCTGTTCCGTTAACCGTGGTGTGATCCCCCTTTGGTCCTGTGTTTTCTGTTGGCGTTTCACCTTTGCGTATCACCCAGTCGAAATCGTCTGTCGTTTCCTGTATTAGACCATGTAAGTCGTTACCTTCAAAATCACAACTGAACAATGCCACTGCCATTCCCCCTGCAGTAGAAATTGAAAGGAAAAATGTGATTTTCAACTCTTTTCTCAATCATTTCAAAAGATTACATGAATATGCATTACCAATAATGAAGTAGGAAGTTGTctggaaaaaaatgtgttatggGACTACTTTTCGGAGATGTAAGCTTATTTAGTGGATCCATTGTTTGTTTACC from Glandiceps talaboti chromosome 12, keGlaTala1.1, whole genome shotgun sequence encodes the following:
- the LOC144443322 gene encoding uncharacterized protein LOC144443322 — its product is MKRETESVQNSGRSQVVTVDMNTRVLRRRSVRSDMALYRHKWLSLIIFFYFINGGMAVALFSCDFEGNDLHGLIQETTDDFDWVIRKGETPTENTGPKGDHTTVNGTGFYAYIEGSNKGIGAMARLITPQIRKTSNTLCLKFFYHMYGDHLGTLNVYVQITDNHRNTSERLDWSLFGEQDERWSRGQVEIDLNDEVEDVRIIFEGIRGSNFRSDIGIDDILLTDKLCQEKYQVTPPYNRDMIITDQLEITTSKNESIKTNSTASVTSEFSGTHGITMTTLFIIVCCGVTFWTILFIVLGVYILRHKPPTLEEMRQKYENNQISELQNNLNESETVRETIINHAAADLHNDDETVYQIELPVSETQIDVGCCDYTDAGDPEHSSDDNEETVTRTPEDDNVFKELLQKFQKMDTSKIL